A portion of the Epinephelus moara isolate mb chromosome 4, YSFRI_EMoa_1.0, whole genome shotgun sequence genome contains these proteins:
- the tmem33 gene encoding transmembrane protein 33, whose protein sequence is MADTNQQRPPPQLGPAQFLMSNKLETAMWLSRLFTVYCSVMFILPILGPYAAANFYQRALLANALTSALRLHQRLPRFQLSRAFLAQALQEDSCHYLLYSLILVNSYPITMSIFPVFLFSLLHATTYTKKVLDSVGPSSMMFIRNLLEKLTSNQQNILKFIACNEIFLMPATVFMLFSGQGSLLLPFIYYRFLTLRYTSRRNPYCRTLFTELRILLEHFIMKPACPAFFRKMCLSSIAFISRLAPTGV, encoded by the exons CAATTTTTAATGAGTAACAAGCTGGAAACTGCAATGTGGCTTTCACGACTGTTCACCGTCTACTGCTCCGTAATGTTTATTCTACCAATTTTGGG ACCCTATGCAGCAGCCAACTTCTATCAGCGAGCCTTGTTAGCGAACGCCCTCACCAGTGCCCTTCGCTTGCATCAAAGGCTTCCACGCTTTCAGCTGAGCAGAGCTTTCCTGGCCCAGGCTCTTCAGGAGGACAGCTGCCATTACCTGCTCTACTCACTCATCCTGGTCAACTCCTACCCCATCACAA TGAGCATCTTCCCagtcttcctcttctctttgcTTCATGCGACTACGTACACAAAGAAAGTCCTTGAT TCTGTGGGCCCCAGCAGCATGATGTTCATCAGAAACCTCCTGGAGAAACTTACATCCAATCAGCAGAACATCCTGAAGTTTATCGCCTGCAATGAAATCTTCTTAATGCCGGCCACTGTTTTTATGCTCTTCAG TGGCCAGGGGAGCTTGCTGCTGCCTTTCATTTACTACCGATTCCTCACCCTGCGCTACACATCCAGAAGAAACCCATACTGCCG CACCTTGTTCACAGAGCTGCGGATTCTTCTGGAGCACTTCATCATGAAGCCCGCCTGCCCCGCCTTCTTCAGGAAGATGTGCCTCAGCAGTATCGCCTTCATCAGCCGCCTCGCCCCCACAGGTGTCTGA
- the LOC126388938 gene encoding piggyBac transposable element-derived protein 4-like has product MSTLHKDAAVSNREDKKPHIILDYNKNKGGVDNLDKVTAVYSCRRMTARWPLVVFHNILDVTAYNSFVLWTEINPAWYQGKCQKRRLFLEVLGRELVEPLIKRRQVLPRTPASASMVLDVQRRRPAETSSTSAAASPSPTKAARPSPTKAARPSPIKPPPPSPSAKRKRCRFCPSKKDNKTRIRCQKCCVNICKKHTITLCHLCR; this is encoded by the exons ATGAGCACCCTTCACAAGGACGCAGCTGTCAGCAACAGGGAGGACAAGAAACCCCACATTATCCTGGACTATAACAAGAACAAAGGAGGAGTCGACAATCTCGACAAG GTTACCGCTGTGTACAGCTGTAGAAGGATGACAGCCCGTTGGCCCCTGGTGGTCTTCCACAACATTCTCGATGTGACTGCCTACAACTCCTTCGTACTGTGGACAGAGATCAACCCAGCATGGTACCAGGGGAAGTGTCAGAAGAGGAGGCTGTTTCTTGAGGTGCTCGGGAGAGAACTGGTGGAGCCTCTCATAAAACGACGCCAGGTTCTTCCCCGCACCCCAGCCTCTGCCAGCATGGTTTTGGATGTCCAGCGGAGACGTCCAGCGGAGACATCCTCtacctctgcagcagcttccCCCAGCCCCACCAAGGCTGCCCGCCCCAGCCCCACCAAGGCTGCCCGCCCCAGCCCCATCAAACCCCCTCCTCCCAGCCCATCGGCCAAAAGGAAGAGGTGCCGATTCTGCCCCTCCAAGAAAGACAACAAAACGAGAATCAGGTGCCAAAAATGCTGTGTGAATatttgcaaaaaacacactatTACACTCTGCCACTTATGCAGATGA